One bacterium genomic window carries:
- a CDS encoding Ig-like domain-containing protein yields the protein MAEPTRGAFRKNQRPGWSIIPAFSLLLLAGVGCSKKTSPNIPDPYPDLHLVNTSPAPNATGVPAQTSVTLTFSAEMSLQNLGFILAPTPPDFFANWQLSSDARQISVPAALAANTTYSLVVFAANDRYGDYLRTPFVSTFATGSSIPGASVSGISVKPFNQPLQCFVGLLKKNPESILAAAAPDQEFYSHLAAVAAIADTSGKYSIAGVAAGGYWPFAALDVNRDGRFSLQEGDRLQGHNADADQALDSVTVASASLAQIALQTPVVGLKVVSTFPVNGQKNVPLNTAFRLTFTTAVDTSRLGLFIAPIPEGLTGATLRPSADRRELSAPVTLKPNTVYTAVLYTATSARGQVLQTPQQITFTTGAEFPGGKVRGQVLFRSGGPSPRNTLVALLNTDLLDVIQQIFPNPSQATNVLRKTLEAISFVPNESGEFVIANVPDGTYWPVGAQDSDLDGSLEPTAVPPEPIGFYDRDGDQAASRADSVVVSNGATVTNITIVF from the coding sequence ATGGCTGAACCAACGAGGGGCGCATTCCGCAAAAACCAAAGACCAGGGTGGTCGATTATTCCGGCGTTCTCGCTGCTGCTCCTCGCCGGCGTGGGCTGCAGCAAGAAGACTTCTCCTAACATTCCAGATCCCTACCCGGATCTGCACTTGGTCAACACTTCGCCGGCGCCCAATGCCACCGGCGTTCCGGCGCAAACCAGTGTGACACTCACCTTCAGCGCGGAAATGTCACTGCAGAATCTCGGATTCATTCTCGCGCCCACGCCGCCGGATTTCTTTGCAAACTGGCAATTGAGTTCCGACGCCCGGCAAATCAGCGTTCCCGCCGCCTTGGCGGCCAACACGACTTACTCGCTCGTCGTCTTCGCTGCCAACGATCGTTACGGCGATTATCTGCGCACGCCGTTCGTGAGCACGTTTGCGACCGGCAGCAGCATTCCGGGCGCGAGCGTGAGCGGCATTTCGGTGAAGCCGTTCAACCAGCCGCTGCAATGCTTCGTCGGTCTGCTCAAGAAAAATCCGGAGTCGATCTTGGCGGCGGCGGCGCCCGATCAGGAATTCTATTCCCATCTCGCCGCGGTTGCGGCGATCGCCGACACCTCGGGCAAATACAGCATTGCCGGCGTCGCAGCGGGCGGGTATTGGCCATTCGCCGCGCTGGATGTGAATCGTGACGGCCGCTTCAGCCTGCAGGAAGGCGACCGCCTGCAGGGCCACAACGCCGATGCCGATCAAGCGCTCGACAGCGTGACGGTGGCAAGCGCCTCGCTCGCGCAAATCGCATTGCAGACGCCGGTGGTCGGTTTGAAAGTCGTGAGCACCTTTCCGGTGAACGGTCAAAAGAACGTGCCGCTCAACACCGCATTTCGCTTGACCTTCACGACCGCCGTCGATACCAGCAGGCTCGGTTTGTTCATTGCGCCGATTCCCGAAGGCCTGACCGGCGCAACGCTGCGGCCGAGCGCCGATCGGCGCGAGCTTTCCGCGCCGGTGACGCTCAAACCCAACACCGTTTACACCGCCGTGCTTTACACCGCCACCAGCGCACGCGGCCAAGTGCTGCAGACGCCGCAACAGATCACCTTCACCACCGGCGCCGAATTCCCCGGCGGCAAAGTGCGCGGGCAAGTTCTCTTCCGTTCCGGCGGCCCCTCGCCGCGCAACACGCTGGTCGCGCTGCTCAATACCGATCTGCTCGATGTGATTCAACAGATTTTTCCGAATCCCAGCCAAGCCACCAACGTGCTGCGCAAAACGCTGGAGGCGATTTCCTTCGTACCCAATGAATCCGGCGAGTTCGTCATTGCCAATGTTCCGGACGGCACATATTGGCCGGTGGGCGCCCAGGACTCGGATTTGGACGGCAGTCTGGAGCCGACGGCAGTGCCACCGGAACCGATCGGGTTCTACGATCGCGATGGTGATCAAGCCGCCTCCCGGGCCGACAGTGTGGTGGTATCCAACGGCGCCACGGTGACAAACATTACGATCGTCTTCTGA
- a CDS encoding Rieske 2Fe-2S domain-containing protein — MSTRREFLQTLAGTLAVAAAAELLPGCAAGLPAVRGELRGDAITIPKTEAAALAAPRSVLMVRPQNFPVAILVRRLDDNQLIALSTVCSHAGCEVRVLPNALQCPCHGSEYDVTGAVVEGPASRALQSFPVTEDQNSITIRVKS; from the coding sequence ATGTCAACGCGACGAGAGTTTCTGCAAACACTGGCCGGCACGCTGGCCGTTGCCGCCGCCGCGGAATTACTGCCCGGCTGCGCTGCCGGCCTGCCCGCAGTTCGCGGCGAACTGCGCGGTGATGCCATCACCATCCCCAAAACCGAAGCGGCAGCGCTGGCCGCGCCCCGCAGCGTGTTGATGGTGCGGCCGCAAAACTTTCCGGTGGCGATCCTCGTGCGCCGCCTGGATGACAATCAACTGATCGCGCTTTCCACCGTCTGCAGCCACGCCGGCTGTGAAGTGCGCGTTTTGCCCAATGCCCTGCAGTGCCCCTGCCACGGCTCGGAGTATGATGTCACCGGTGCAGTCGTCGAAGGACCTGCGTCCCGCGCGCTGCAGAGTTTCCCAGTGACGGAAGACCAGAACAGCATAACCATCCGGGTGAAATCATGA
- a CDS encoding DEAD/DEAH box helicase: MNLLQVLEQLRYEPDFMQNVTHWRTLPPRPAQWAELPTELHPALAEALRRHGISRLFTHQAEAIAKIVAGKNVAVVTPTASGKTLCYNIPVLQRVINDPDARALYLFPTKALSQDQVAELQDIVTLLGEQIDFDLKTYTFDGDTPQSARQAIRSSGHIVVTNPDMLHQGILPHHTKWIKLFENLRYIVIDELHNYRGVFGSHLANLIRRLRRIAEFYGARPQFICCSATIANPKELAEQIISQEVELVDNNGAPRGEKHFILYNPPVVNRELGIRRSSVKEARNLAMRFLANKIQTIVFARSRLRVEILVTYLKQAMTAQQRSARLIRGYRGGYLPTERRAIEAGLRSGEVLGVVSTNALELGIDIGQLTACVMVGYPGSIASAWQQAGRAGRRSDSAAAIMIASSSPLDQYMINHPDYFFEASPEAGIVDPNNLVILMSHLKCAAFELPFQDGEKFGHGKGVVEATHEILEYLEENKVLHHSEGRWHWMTDAYPAEAVSLRSAAPENVIIIDTTDNERVIGEVNLLDAPVMLHDDAIYIHEGRQYHVDKLDWDRRKAYVRQVEVDYYTDAHTDTSIHVLEVFEERIASGPPAAGEALKLAHGEVNVNCQTTKFKKLKFGSHENIGYGPVELPEISMHTTAYWWELPADMAARLGIPESALGDGLKAAAHALHGVAAVFLMCDSRDIRAVPMARALLTQRPTIFIYDNHPGGVGFSKRLFGMHGELVVAATELVKACGCEDGCPSCVGPMLEVGERGKQVALQLLAAGRHQENS; the protein is encoded by the coding sequence ATGAACCTCCTGCAAGTTCTCGAGCAATTGCGTTACGAGCCGGATTTCATGCAGAACGTCACGCATTGGCGCACCCTGCCGCCGCGGCCGGCGCAATGGGCGGAGTTGCCGACGGAGCTGCATCCGGCTCTGGCGGAGGCTTTGCGCCGGCACGGCATTAGCCGGCTGTTCACGCATCAAGCCGAGGCCATTGCCAAAATCGTCGCCGGCAAAAATGTGGCGGTGGTCACGCCCACTGCCTCTGGCAAGACGCTGTGCTACAACATTCCGGTGTTGCAGCGCGTGATCAACGACCCGGATGCGCGCGCGCTTTATCTTTTTCCCACCAAAGCGCTGTCGCAAGATCAGGTCGCGGAGCTGCAGGACATCGTCACCCTGCTCGGCGAGCAGATCGACTTCGACCTGAAGACCTACACATTCGACGGCGATACGCCGCAGTCCGCGCGCCAGGCGATTCGTAGCTCGGGCCACATCGTCGTCACCAATCCCGACATGCTGCATCAGGGCATCTTGCCGCATCACACCAAGTGGATCAAGCTGTTCGAGAATTTGCGCTATATTGTTATCGATGAGCTGCACAACTATCGCGGGGTGTTCGGCAGCCATCTCGCCAATTTGATCCGGCGGCTGCGGCGGATTGCGGAGTTCTACGGCGCGCGGCCGCAATTCATCTGCTGCTCGGCGACCATCGCCAATCCCAAAGAACTGGCCGAACAAATCATCTCCCAGGAAGTCGAACTGGTGGACAACAACGGCGCGCCGCGCGGAGAGAAGCATTTCATTCTCTACAACCCGCCGGTGGTCAATCGCGAGCTGGGCATCCGGCGCTCCTCGGTGAAGGAGGCGCGCAACCTGGCGATGCGGTTTCTCGCCAACAAGATTCAAACCATCGTGTTTGCGCGCAGCCGCTTGCGTGTGGAGATTTTGGTGACCTATCTCAAGCAGGCGATGACGGCGCAACAGCGTTCCGCGCGGCTGATTCGGGGCTATCGCGGCGGCTATCTGCCCACCGAGCGCCGCGCCATCGAGGCCGGCCTGCGCAGCGGCGAAGTGCTGGGCGTGGTGTCGACCAATGCGCTCGAGCTCGGCATCGACATCGGCCAGCTCACCGCGTGCGTGATGGTGGGCTATCCCGGCAGCATTGCCAGCGCCTGGCAGCAAGCGGGCCGCGCCGGCCGCCGATCGGATTCCGCGGCCGCGATCATGATCGCTTCCAGCAGCCCGCTGGATCAGTACATGATCAACCATCCCGATTACTTCTTCGAAGCCTCGCCCGAAGCCGGCATCGTCGATCCCAACAATCTGGTCATCTTGATGAGCCATCTCAAATGCGCCGCCTTCGAGCTGCCGTTTCAAGACGGCGAGAAGTTCGGTCATGGCAAGGGCGTGGTCGAAGCCACCCACGAGATTCTGGAATATCTCGAGGAAAACAAGGTGCTGCATCACAGCGAGGGCCGCTGGCACTGGATGACCGATGCCTATCCCGCCGAAGCCGTGAGTCTGCGCAGCGCGGCGCCGGAAAACGTCATCATCATCGATACCACCGATAACGAGCGCGTCATCGGCGAAGTCAACCTGCTCGATGCGCCGGTGATGCTGCATGACGACGCCATTTACATTCATGAAGGCCGGCAGTATCACGTCGACAAGCTGGATTGGGACCGGCGCAAGGCCTACGTTCGCCAGGTGGAGGTGGATTACTACACCGACGCGCATACCGATACCAGCATTCACGTGTTGGAAGTGTTCGAGGAGAGAATTGCCTCCGGCCCGCCGGCCGCCGGCGAGGCCCTGAAGCTTGCGCATGGCGAAGTGAACGTCAACTGCCAGACGACGAAATTCAAGAAACTCAAGTTCGGTTCACACGAGAACATCGGCTATGGCCCGGTGGAATTGCCGGAGATCAGCATGCACACGACGGCCTATTGGTGGGAATTGCCGGCGGACATGGCTGCGCGGCTGGGCATTCCGGAGTCGGCGCTGGGCGACGGCTTGAAGGCGGCAGCACATGCGCTGCACGGCGTGGCGGCGGTGTTTTTGATGTGCGACAGCCGCGACATTCGCGCTGTGCCGATGGCGCGCGCCCTGCTCACGCAACGGCCGACGATATTCATTTACGACAATCACCCGGGCGGCGTGGGCTTCAGTAAACGCCTGTTCGGCATGCACGGCGAGTTGGTGGTGGCGGCGACCGAGCTGGTGAAAGCCTGCGGCTGTGAGGACGGCTGCCCGAGCTGTGTTGGCCCGATGCTGGAGGTGGGAGAGCGCGGCAAGCAAGTGGCGCTGCAACTGCTGGCCGCCGGGCGGCACCAAGAAAACAGTTGA
- a CDS encoding PorV/PorQ family protein produces the protein MNHIPFPSRRAGIATLIVLATAALVQAQVAGQYAAPILRVSPYARQVAMGEAFTALANDLSVMRYNVGGLGSLSNKSLSLHFHQWIDDTYQGAFEGALPTRYGTFGLSFGYFNEGDIIALGDDFSPLVGDFSSSDLMLSLGYGNYVYLLNHRLSFGAALKGIRQDLISSAGTALGVDVGALYWLENFSVGATLQNFTVKKLQLTGGGSASLLPETIRAGVATHVPIGLGATGRRMQWSVGLDASKFLDQDDKDIRLQAGTEFFLSEVFAVRGGYKFHNLDDNSRWGAGFGLVIPMSWFGGSNTHFDYAYSPLEAFDSQAHRFSLSFNFGTAEPQGFLVDRGEIDRELAEARRARQEAEEARLAAKEAEERVRDLEALLAERLRKADSLAQLTEGRITVEQKGRDVLMTLRINFDFDKSDIRSDMYPTMYKADEILKLYPESVVWIAGHTDSIGTDEYNIKLGDRRMNSVMKFLVNQGNSPSQFYNPVSYGEWKPLNDNSTEQNRFLNRRVEFLIYTIDHQPELPEASKIEQVHVLGDTVNVVYNGRVPGYTTDLLTDPTRLLIRFAKLYIADPLTVEVNRGSVQRARLGYHPEDASTWIVLDMTEAVVPEMITIGKMLKIVTTKFTSSAGRGGGR, from the coding sequence ATGAACCATATCCCATTTCCTTCGCGTCGTGCCGGAATCGCCACGTTGATCGTGCTGGCAACCGCTGCGCTGGTGCAGGCGCAAGTGGCCGGCCAGTATGCCGCGCCGATTCTGCGCGTTAGCCCCTACGCCCGGCAGGTGGCCATGGGCGAGGCCTTCACGGCGCTCGCGAACGATCTCAGCGTCATGCGCTACAATGTCGGCGGCCTCGGCAGCTTGAGCAACAAGTCGCTGTCACTGCATTTTCATCAATGGATCGACGACACCTATCAGGGCGCTTTCGAGGGCGCGCTGCCCACCCGCTACGGTACCTTCGGCCTGAGCTTCGGCTATTTCAACGAGGGCGACATTATTGCGCTCGGAGATGATTTCTCGCCGCTGGTCGGCGATTTTAGCAGCAGCGATCTGATGCTCTCGCTCGGTTACGGCAACTACGTCTATCTGCTCAACCACCGGCTGTCGTTCGGCGCCGCACTCAAAGGCATCCGCCAGGATTTGATCAGCAGCGCCGGCACCGCGCTCGGCGTTGACGTCGGCGCGCTCTACTGGCTCGAGAATTTCTCGGTGGGCGCCACGCTGCAGAATTTCACCGTGAAAAAACTCCAACTCACCGGCGGCGGCAGCGCCAGCCTGTTGCCGGAGACGATTCGCGCCGGTGTCGCCACCCACGTGCCCATCGGCTTGGGCGCCACCGGCCGCCGCATGCAATGGAGCGTCGGCTTGGATGCCTCCAAATTCCTAGATCAGGACGACAAGGACATTCGCCTGCAAGCCGGCACGGAGTTTTTCCTCTCCGAAGTCTTTGCCGTGCGCGGCGGCTACAAATTCCACAACCTCGATGACAATTCCCGCTGGGGCGCGGGCTTTGGCCTGGTCATTCCGATGAGTTGGTTCGGCGGGTCGAACACACATTTCGACTATGCCTACAGCCCGCTCGAGGCCTTCGATTCGCAGGCACATCGTTTCTCGCTCTCCTTCAATTTCGGCACGGCCGAGCCGCAAGGGTTTCTCGTCGATCGCGGCGAGATCGACCGCGAACTGGCGGAAGCGCGCCGCGCCCGGCAGGAGGCGGAAGAAGCCCGTCTGGCCGCGAAGGAGGCGGAAGAACGCGTTCGCGACCTCGAAGCGCTGCTGGCCGAGCGCCTGCGCAAGGCCGACTCGCTGGCGCAGTTGACCGAAGGCCGCATCACTGTCGAGCAGAAAGGCCGCGACGTGCTGATGACCCTGCGCATCAATTTCGACTTCGACAAGTCGGACATTCGCTCCGACATGTATCCGACCATGTACAAAGCCGACGAGATTTTGAAACTCTATCCCGAGTCCGTGGTGTGGATTGCCGGCCACACCGACAGCATCGGCACGGATGAGTACAACATCAAGCTCGGCGACCGCCGCATGAACAGCGTCATGAAATTTCTGGTGAATCAAGGCAACAGCCCGAGCCAGTTCTACAATCCCGTCTCCTACGGCGAATGGAAGCCGCTGAACGACAACAGCACCGAGCAGAACCGTTTCCTCAACCGCCGCGTCGAGTTCCTGATTTACACCATTGATCATCAGCCCGAGTTGCCCGAGGCTTCCAAGATCGAACAGGTCCACGTCCTGGGTGATACCGTCAACGTGGTATACAACGGCCGCGTGCCGGGCTACACCACGGATTTGTTGACCGATCCCACGCGTTTGCTCATCCGGTTCGCAAAACTCTACATTGCGGATCCGCTGACGGTGGAAGTGAATCGTGGCTCGGTGCAACGCGCCCGTCTTGGTTATCATCCCGAAGATGCCAGTACTTGGATTGTCTTGGATATGACGGAGGCGGTGGTGCCGGAGATGATTACTATTGGCAAGATGTTGAAGATCGTGACCACCAAGTTCACGAGCAGTGCCGGTCGAGGGGGAGGGAGGTAG
- a CDS encoding NAD(P)/FAD-dependent oxidoreductase — MTDLAIIGAGAAGLMAGIWAGRTQPEQEIVMLDGAAKLGAKILISGGGRCNITHAQVETQDFCGSTPPAIAKVLRRFEVAQTVAFFRELGVELKQEESGKLFPVTDSARTVLQALLQAVQQTKVKLLHPRRVDSVQRLAVGFLLRGSWGETAARRLVLATGGKSLPKTGSDGHGYAIAQALGHTLTPIQPALVPLLLPRAHFLCSLSGLTLPATLELRSATGKRLKTITGSTLCTHFGLSGPAVLDMSRHYLAAQRAASGVTLQINWWPERSFEQLEQELQQPGRATVLAHLRRGLPERLARGLCDEAGLAAETTGSELTRGQRFTLARLVTQMPLPITGDRGFNFAEVTAGGVPLRELHLERMESRVCPGLFLCGEICDVDGRIGGFNFQWAWASGHVAGVSAAN; from the coding sequence ATGACGGATCTCGCCATCATTGGCGCCGGCGCTGCGGGACTCATGGCCGGCATTTGGGCAGGCCGCACCCAGCCGGAGCAAGAGATCGTGATGCTGGACGGCGCAGCCAAGCTCGGCGCCAAAATCCTGATCTCCGGCGGCGGCCGCTGCAACATCACGCATGCGCAGGTGGAGACGCAGGATTTTTGCGGCTCCACGCCGCCCGCCATTGCCAAAGTGCTGCGGCGTTTCGAGGTCGCGCAGACCGTGGCTTTTTTTCGTGAGCTGGGCGTCGAACTCAAGCAGGAAGAGAGCGGCAAGCTGTTCCCGGTGACCGACAGCGCCAGGACGGTATTACAAGCATTGTTGCAGGCGGTGCAGCAGACCAAGGTGAAACTGTTGCATCCGCGCCGGGTTGACAGCGTGCAGCGGCTCGCGGTGGGTTTCCTGCTGCGCGGCAGTTGGGGAGAAACGGCGGCGCGCCGTCTGGTGCTGGCCACCGGGGGCAAGAGCCTGCCGAAAACCGGTTCGGATGGCCATGGCTATGCCATTGCGCAAGCATTGGGGCATACGCTCACGCCGATTCAGCCGGCGTTGGTGCCGCTGCTGCTGCCGCGGGCGCATTTTCTCTGCAGCTTGAGCGGCTTGACCCTGCCCGCAACGTTGGAGCTGCGCAGCGCCACGGGCAAGAGGCTCAAAACGATCACCGGCTCGACGTTGTGCACGCACTTCGGTTTGTCCGGGCCGGCGGTGCTCGACATGAGCCGGCACTATCTCGCCGCGCAACGCGCAGCCAGCGGTGTCACGTTACAGATCAACTGGTGGCCCGAGAGATCTTTTGAGCAGCTCGAGCAGGAGTTGCAACAGCCTGGCCGCGCCACAGTGCTGGCGCATTTGCGGCGGGGCTTGCCGGAGCGTCTTGCGCGCGGATTGTGTGACGAAGCCGGCCTGGCAGCGGAAACCACCGGCTCGGAGTTGACCCGCGGCCAACGATTCACGCTGGCGCGGCTGGTCACGCAAATGCCGCTGCCGATCACCGGCGATCGCGGCTTTAATTTTGCTGAAGTCACGGCCGGTGGCGTGCCGTTGCGCGAGCTTCATCTCGAACGCATGGAATCGCGCGTGTGTCCGGGGTTGTTTTTGTGCGGGGAAATTTGTGATGTGGATGGCCGCATTGGCGGATTCAATTTTCAATGGGCGTGGGCGAGCGGCCATGTCGCCGGCGTGTCAGCCGCCAACTGA
- a CDS encoding phosphonatase-like hydrolase yields the protein MNQIALVVCDIAGTTVADDGHVVRAFQAALRPHGIALDESALRPWRGAAKHEVLRSFIEQGFGSHAPENAARVQAAAAEFRSRLQQSFRESGVHPIAGAPETFAWLREHGIKIALTTGFDRQLTGIILAKLGWDERLLAAVVCSEEVAQGRPAPFMIFRAMELAGVRDVRRVMTVGDTVLDLEAGVNAGVAGVVGVLSGAQGLEQLGKSSHTHLIASIAELPELLARLPRPH from the coding sequence ATGAATCAGATTGCGTTGGTTGTATGCGATATTGCCGGCACCACCGTTGCGGATGACGGCCACGTGGTCCGAGCCTTTCAAGCAGCATTGCGGCCGCACGGCATTGCGCTGGACGAGTCGGCATTGCGGCCCTGGCGCGGCGCGGCCAAGCACGAAGTGTTGCGTTCTTTCATCGAGCAAGGATTCGGTTCCCACGCGCCGGAAAATGCCGCGCGCGTGCAAGCCGCGGCAGCGGAATTTCGCAGCCGCCTGCAGCAGAGCTTCCGGGAATCGGGCGTGCATCCGATTGCCGGCGCTCCGGAGACCTTTGCCTGGCTGCGCGAGCACGGCATCAAAATCGCCCTGACGACGGGATTCGACCGCCAGCTCACCGGCATCATTCTCGCGAAACTGGGTTGGGACGAGAGGCTGTTGGCCGCAGTGGTGTGCAGCGAGGAGGTGGCGCAGGGCCGGCCGGCGCCCTTCATGATTTTTCGCGCGATGGAGCTCGCCGGCGTGCGCGACGTGCGCCGCGTGATGACGGTCGGTGATACCGTGCTGGATCTCGAAGCCGGCGTCAATGCCGGTGTTGCCGGCGTGGTCGGCGTGCTATCCGGCGCGCAGGGACTCGAGCAACTGGGCAAATCCTCTCACACGCATTTGATCGCCAGCATTGCAGAGCTGCCCGAGCTGCTGGCCAGGCTACCGCGACCGCATTGA
- a CDS encoding thiol oxidoreductase, producing the protein MTLTARRVLILFLPMLAACGTLLTEAPPPNQVLDATVEHLSPAQLAAHIAGDEGFGETFSSATGLGPIFNQTSCESCHPAEGRGHPSTNLIRFGRATANSFDYLLEQGGPQLQDRAIPGYPAEKLPAEATSLSVRGGPLVVGLGLIEAIPDQIILAREDPHDADGDGISGRANFVAPPPYLTLAPTRVSREGKYLGRFGRKATAIDLLQQTVTAYRNDIGVTSEFEPEELFNPALGNRVGDNVPDPEVATETINNVVIYLQTLRPPLRRGAEQAQVRAGERLFGEIGCTGCHVPEMETGPSPIAALAVQRVPLYSDLLLHDLGPALADNYPEGEATGSEWRTTPLWGLGLVGELLGGTPFYLHDGRTSSLEAAILLHGGEAQKSRTNFTNLSAHERAAVLAFLNSL; encoded by the coding sequence ATGACACTGACAGCCAGACGCGTGCTCATACTTTTCTTGCCCATGTTGGCGGCGTGTGGCACGCTGCTCACCGAAGCGCCGCCGCCCAACCAAGTGCTCGATGCCACAGTGGAACATCTCTCGCCGGCGCAGTTGGCCGCACACATCGCCGGTGATGAGGGCTTCGGCGAGACGTTTTCGTCCGCCACCGGCCTCGGCCCGATTTTCAATCAAACCTCATGCGAGAGCTGTCATCCTGCCGAAGGCCGCGGCCATCCCTCGACCAACCTGATTCGCTTCGGCCGCGCCACCGCCAACAGCTTCGATTACCTGCTGGAACAGGGCGGCCCGCAACTGCAAGACCGCGCCATTCCCGGCTATCCCGCCGAAAAGCTGCCGGCGGAAGCCACCAGCCTCTCCGTGCGCGGCGGCCCGCTGGTCGTCGGCCTCGGGTTGATCGAAGCGATCCCCGATCAAATCATTCTGGCGCGCGAAGATCCGCATGATGCTGATGGCGACGGCATCTCGGGGCGGGCCAATTTTGTGGCACCGCCGCCCTATCTCACGCTTGCTCCAACAAGAGTCTCGCGGGAGGGCAAATACCTCGGCCGGTTCGGCCGCAAAGCCACTGCGATCGACCTGCTGCAACAGACGGTTACCGCCTATCGCAACGACATCGGCGTGACTTCGGAGTTTGAGCCGGAGGAGCTGTTCAATCCGGCATTGGGCAATCGCGTCGGTGACAATGTCCCTGATCCCGAGGTCGCAACCGAGACGATCAACAACGTGGTGATCTACCTGCAGACGCTGCGGCCGCCGCTGCGCCGAGGTGCCGAGCAGGCCCAGGTGCGTGCAGGCGAACGGCTGTTCGGCGAGATTGGCTGCACGGGTTGTCACGTTCCTGAGATGGAAACCGGCCCGAGTCCGATTGCCGCGCTGGCGGTTCAACGTGTGCCGCTATACTCTGATTTGCTCTTGCATGATTTGGGCCCGGCGCTTGCCGACAACTATCCGGAAGGCGAAGCCACCGGCTCGGAATGGCGCACCACGCCGCTGTGGGGTTTGGGCTTGGTGGGCGAATTGCTCGGCGGCACGCCGTTCTATTTGCACGACGGCCGCACCTCCAGCCTGGAAGCGGCGATTCTGCTGCATGGCGGCGAGGCGCAAAAAAGCCGCACCAACTTCACGAATCTGAGTGCACACGAACGGGCGGCCGTGCTGGCGTTTTTGAATTCACTCTGA
- a CDS encoding glycerophosphodiester phosphodiesterase codes for MPTKSVLLFAAGSSAALTAVVAILLGPAVILHAQEREMPTNPQTVINCGHRGAAGHAPENTLAAIRLAMAMGAQMVEIDVQQTADDQLVLLHDDSLSRTTNGTGLLWQKHASELQTLDAGRWFSAEFAGEPLPTLAQTIALVRGKIKLNIEVKLHGHERNIAKLVVEAIRRTGFAPECLITSFGHAVADEIKQLAPELRVGYIFGPREFREAVFSAPVEVLSAHYSLVNAEFMRKARAAGKAVHVWTVNDKALMTRLIDLGVEAIITNYPDRLTEVLRAQPQ; via the coding sequence GTGCCCACCAAGAGCGTTTTGCTATTTGCCGCCGGCAGTTCGGCGGCGCTGACCGCGGTTGTGGCCATTCTCCTCGGGCCGGCCGTCATCCTACATGCACAGGAAAGGGAAATGCCAACCAATCCGCAAACCGTGATCAACTGCGGCCACCGCGGCGCTGCCGGGCACGCGCCAGAAAACACCCTGGCCGCGATTCGCCTGGCCATGGCGATGGGCGCGCAGATGGTGGAGATCGACGTGCAGCAGACCGCCGATGATCAGCTCGTGCTACTGCATGACGACTCGCTCAGCCGCACTACCAACGGTACCGGCCTGCTCTGGCAAAAGCACGCCTCTGAATTGCAGACGCTTGATGCCGGCCGTTGGTTCAGCGCCGAGTTTGCCGGCGAGCCGCTGCCGACACTGGCCCAAACGATAGCGCTCGTGCGCGGCAAAATCAAGCTGAATATCGAAGTCAAGCTGCATGGTCATGAGCGCAATATCGCCAAGCTGGTGGTGGAGGCCATTCGCCGCACAGGCTTCGCGCCGGAGTGCCTCATCACCTCCTTTGGCCACGCGGTGGCGGATGAGATCAAACAACTCGCGCCCGAGCTGCGTGTGGGCTATATTTTCGGGCCGCGCGAATTTCGCGAAGCGGTGTTCAGCGCGCCGGTTGAGGTTTTGAGCGCGCATTACAGCCTGGTGAATGCCGAGTTCATGCGTAAAGCCCGCGCTGCCGGCAAGGCCGTGCACGTGTGGACCGTCAACGACAAGGCCCTCATGACCCGGCTGATCGACCTCGGCGTCGAGGCGATCATCACGAATTATCCCGACCGCTTGACCGAAGTCTTGCGCGCGCAGCCGCAGTGA